In Brevibacillus brevis NBRC 100599, a single genomic region encodes these proteins:
- a CDS encoding glycoside hydrolase family 15 protein, which produces MPRPLVVGNGKLLINFDDKLHMRDLYFPYVGQLNHVGGHFSKLGIWVQGRFSWLDEDGWTRKLGYGQESLVTDVHAHHEHLGISLQIADGVHQRDPIYLKKVCVRNLTSEVREVRLFFNHDFSLNETEVGDTAVFDPVLRTIYHYKRNVYIMANGKTDTGGIDQYSVGIKRFNYAEGTWRDAEDGLLSGNPIAQGSVDSTISFSLILQPQEEKELFYWMCIGESYEDVKGLNQYVLESDPESLLSRVAVYWQRWVNKEERDFADLPAEVVNLYKTSLLLVRTQIDQNGAILAANDSDILQFNRDHYSYMWPRDGALIASAMAKAGYTGVVAPFFRFCADALNKDGYLQHKYNPDGSVGSSWHPYIVDGEVQLPIQEDETALVLYALWEQFKSGKQIEDCQALYPTLVRPAARFLLEYVHPELQLPKPSYDLWEERRGIFTFTSATVFAGLMAAARFAQLFGDDRRYKRYAEGAERIREAMEKHLYDPEIGRFLRGIYVRADGSVEKDFTVESSLFALFALDVFSVDDPRVAQTMEAVKKSLHVDTAIGGIARYQGDYYFKKSHDTVKVPGNPWIICTLWVADWEIAKAKSLDELQEPKNRLVWVVRHGLQSGVLSEQLDPYTGAPVSVAPLTWSHATYVATVLRYLEKVNELR; this is translated from the coding sequence ATGCCGAGACCGCTCGTCGTCGGGAACGGAAAACTGCTGATTAATTTTGATGACAAGCTGCACATGCGAGATCTGTATTTTCCGTATGTTGGTCAGCTGAATCATGTTGGGGGACACTTTAGCAAGCTGGGGATTTGGGTGCAAGGTCGCTTTTCCTGGCTGGATGAAGACGGCTGGACGCGGAAGCTCGGATACGGACAGGAGTCGTTGGTGACAGATGTTCATGCGCATCATGAACATCTGGGCATCTCCTTGCAAATCGCAGATGGGGTGCATCAGCGTGACCCGATTTATTTGAAAAAGGTGTGCGTTCGGAATTTGACGAGCGAGGTTCGGGAGGTCAGGCTGTTTTTTAATCACGATTTCAGCTTGAATGAGACAGAGGTAGGGGATACTGCTGTTTTTGATCCCGTTCTGCGTACGATTTATCACTACAAGCGCAATGTGTATATCATGGCGAATGGAAAAACGGATACGGGTGGGATCGATCAATATAGCGTCGGGATCAAGCGGTTCAACTATGCGGAGGGGACTTGGAGAGACGCGGAGGATGGTCTTTTGTCCGGCAATCCGATTGCACAAGGCTCCGTAGATAGTACGATTTCTTTTTCGCTCATCCTTCAACCTCAAGAAGAGAAGGAGCTCTTTTACTGGATGTGCATTGGTGAATCGTATGAGGATGTCAAAGGATTGAACCAATATGTACTCGAAAGTGATCCAGAGAGTTTGCTCAGTCGGGTCGCTGTGTATTGGCAGCGTTGGGTCAATAAGGAAGAGCGGGACTTTGCTGATCTTCCGGCAGAGGTTGTCAATCTGTACAAGACCAGCTTGCTTCTCGTTCGCACGCAAATCGATCAGAACGGAGCGATTCTCGCTGCGAATGACTCGGATATTCTCCAATTTAATCGCGATCATTACAGTTACATGTGGCCAAGAGACGGGGCGTTGATTGCGAGTGCGATGGCGAAAGCGGGCTACACGGGAGTGGTCGCACCATTTTTCCGATTTTGCGCGGACGCCTTGAACAAGGACGGGTATTTGCAGCACAAGTACAATCCAGACGGGTCTGTTGGCTCCAGTTGGCATCCGTATATTGTTGACGGAGAGGTTCAGCTTCCGATTCAGGAGGATGAGACGGCACTCGTGCTGTACGCGCTCTGGGAGCAATTCAAGAGCGGCAAGCAAATTGAAGATTGCCAGGCGCTCTATCCTACGCTGGTTCGTCCGGCTGCTCGCTTTTTGCTGGAGTATGTCCATCCAGAGCTGCAACTTCCAAAACCAAGCTACGACTTATGGGAAGAGCGACGAGGAATTTTTACGTTTACCAGTGCTACGGTTTTCGCAGGCTTGATGGCTGCGGCTCGTTTCGCCCAGTTGTTCGGGGATGATCGACGCTACAAACGCTACGCAGAAGGGGCAGAGCGCATTCGCGAGGCAATGGAAAAACATCTGTACGACCCTGAAATCGGGCGTTTTCTGCGTGGGATTTATGTAAGAGCAGATGGGAGTGTCGAAAAAGATTTCACGGTGGAGAGCAGCTTGTTCGCTCTGTTTGCGCTTGATGTGTTTTCTGTAGACGATCCGAGAGTTGCGCAGACAATGGAAGCTGTCAAAAAGAGTTTGCACGTAGACACGGCGATCGGTGGAATCGCTCGCTATCAAGGGGATTACTATTTCAAAAAATCACATGACACGGTGAAGGTCCCGGGAAATCCATGGATCATTTGCACCTTATGGGTGGCTGATTGGGAAATTGCCAAGGCAAAATCACTCGATGAACTCCAAGAGCCAAAGAACAGACTGGTCTGGGTCGTACGGCATGGCCTACAAAGCGGCGTGTTATCCGAACAGCTCGATCCGTATACAGGTGCTCCCGTATCCGTTGCACCCCTGACGTGGTCGCATGCTACTTATGTCGCCACTGTTTTGCGTTATTTGGAGAAGGTGAATGAGTTGCGGTAA
- a CDS encoding sugar phosphate nucleotidyltransferase → MKAVIMAGGKGTRLRPLTCHTPKPMVPLLNRPCMEYTIDLLKKHGITEIAVTLQYLPDVIRDTFGDGSRYGVSLVYFEEAIPLGTAGSVKNCADFLDERFVVISGDTLTDIDLSAAIRFHEQNNALATLILTRVETPLEFGVVMTDEGGRITRFLEKPSWAEVFSDTVNTGIYVCEPEVLSYIEEEREVDFSKEIFPSFLQAAKPLYGYEASGYWSDIGSLEVYQQAQFDLLDGRVHLEIKAQEIAPRIFLENDVRIDSSVRLEGPVYIGENVHLQAGVAVGAYSILGKNTVISSGTKLSRTIIWENSVIGKKAEITGTTLCRNTRIADCVQLGEGAVIGDQCLIGAKSVVKAGIKIWPNKEVGENATVTTSLIYGAKQTKNLFGTHGIKGIGNVDITPEFVTRLAAAYAYLLQAGDKIALSACAHPFAQLLKHSIMTSLCSSGIDTVDLGIGNSPLIRYGVRSLACKGGIHIYMAEPVDDKEIVIQFIDHAGLPISRDLERKIENAYWQETYIRNLNRLGALQVEHHVQEAYLHALVQQLNVSSIQRQRFHLLIDCEQRFFPTFLAPLLHALGVTVDYSSIQEGIRKKGADLGVRLDKNGEQFVLFTEHGEKLATEQITALQLLACSGQHRRIGLPVSAPIELEHMAQLLQMEVVRTKVSPRSMMEVSSEQRFHPMFDAVYSLMRILSYLASEEKPLSVLLELLPACHMEKKTVFCPWAAKGKVMRRVMEENKGKLLELVDGIKVYDSNGWVLILPDSEDSHVKVISQGATAETAATLASSYARRIAEYQFHEKREIDSL, encoded by the coding sequence CCAGTATCTGCCTGACGTCATCCGCGATACGTTTGGTGATGGATCTCGCTACGGTGTTTCGCTTGTCTATTTTGAAGAAGCCATTCCTTTGGGCACGGCAGGCAGCGTGAAAAACTGCGCGGATTTTCTCGATGAGCGTTTTGTCGTGATCAGTGGAGATACGTTGACAGACATCGATTTGTCGGCAGCCATACGTTTTCATGAGCAAAATAATGCACTGGCTACGTTGATTTTGACGCGGGTTGAAACACCGCTGGAATTTGGCGTTGTCATGACAGACGAGGGCGGACGCATTACCCGTTTTTTAGAAAAGCCGAGCTGGGCGGAGGTTTTTAGCGATACGGTGAATACCGGGATATACGTCTGCGAGCCAGAGGTCTTGTCTTATATAGAAGAGGAGCGGGAAGTGGATTTCAGCAAGGAAATTTTCCCGTCGTTTTTACAAGCAGCAAAGCCTCTATATGGCTATGAGGCAAGCGGCTATTGGTCTGATATTGGTTCTTTAGAGGTATACCAGCAAGCCCAGTTTGATTTGCTGGATGGACGCGTACATCTCGAAATAAAAGCACAGGAAATCGCACCGCGTATTTTCTTGGAAAATGATGTTCGCATCGATTCATCGGTCCGTTTGGAAGGCCCTGTCTATATCGGTGAAAATGTACACCTGCAAGCTGGAGTTGCCGTTGGTGCTTATTCCATTCTGGGGAAAAATACAGTGATTTCTTCCGGTACGAAGCTTTCCAGAACGATCATTTGGGAAAACAGTGTCATTGGGAAAAAAGCAGAGATCACAGGAACGACTCTCTGCCGCAACACCCGAATTGCAGATTGTGTACAACTCGGGGAAGGGGCGGTCATTGGAGACCAGTGCCTCATTGGGGCGAAGTCAGTGGTAAAGGCAGGAATCAAAATTTGGCCGAATAAGGAAGTCGGGGAAAATGCGACTGTCACCACCTCGCTTATCTACGGTGCCAAGCAAACCAAAAATTTGTTTGGAACGCACGGAATCAAGGGCATTGGCAATGTTGACATCACGCCCGAATTTGTTACAAGACTTGCGGCTGCCTATGCGTATTTACTACAAGCGGGGGACAAAATTGCGCTCTCGGCATGCGCACACCCTTTTGCTCAGTTATTGAAGCATAGCATCATGACGAGCTTGTGCTCTTCCGGAATTGATACGGTCGATCTCGGAATTGGGAATTCACCCTTGATCCGGTATGGCGTGCGCTCTCTGGCTTGCAAAGGCGGCATACATATTTATATGGCCGAGCCAGTGGATGATAAAGAGATTGTCATCCAATTCATCGATCACGCGGGCTTGCCGATTTCTCGTGATCTGGAGCGCAAAATTGAGAATGCCTACTGGCAAGAGACTTATATTCGCAACCTGAATCGGTTGGGAGCACTGCAAGTCGAGCATCACGTACAAGAAGCTTATCTCCATGCTTTGGTCCAACAGTTGAATGTATCGTCCATCCAGCGTCAGCGCTTCCACCTGCTGATCGATTGTGAACAGCGTTTTTTTCCGACTTTTCTTGCGCCTCTTTTGCATGCACTGGGAGTTACTGTCGATTACAGCTCGATACAAGAAGGTATTCGTAAAAAGGGAGCGGATTTGGGCGTTCGTCTCGATAAAAATGGCGAGCAATTTGTCTTGTTTACCGAGCATGGAGAGAAGCTCGCAACTGAACAGATCACGGCGCTGCAGCTATTGGCGTGCAGTGGTCAACATCGGCGAATTGGCCTTCCTGTGAGTGCACCGATTGAATTGGAGCATATGGCCCAGCTGTTGCAAATGGAGGTTGTACGCACCAAGGTTTCGCCGCGATCCATGATGGAGGTATCGAGCGAACAGCGTTTTCATCCGATGTTTGACGCTGTGTACAGCCTCATGAGAATTCTTTCTTATCTGGCTTCTGAGGAAAAGCCGCTTAGCGTTTTGCTGGAATTGTTGCCAGCGTGCCATATGGAGAAAAAGACTGTTTTTTGCCCATGGGCAGCAAAAGGGAAGGTCATGCGCAGAGTGATGGAAGAAAACAAAGGCAAGCTGCTCGAGCTCGTCGATGGAATCAAGGTATACGATTCGAATGGCTGGGTACTGATTTTACCCGATTCAGAGGATTCGCACGTAAAGGTAATTTCGCAAGGGGCTACCGCAGAGACCGCGGCTACACTTGCTTCTTCCTACGCGAGACGAATTGCCGAATATCAGTTTCACGAAAAGAGAGAGATCGACAGCCTATAA